The following coding sequences are from one Geothrix sp. window:
- a CDS encoding branched-chain amino acid aminotransferase — translation MTDATIEIRPSAHPATAEERAVRMTNPGFGRIFTDHMVVVPYKEDEGWGKGVLKAYGPLEMDPAASVLHYGQAIFEGFKAYKQPDGSIASFRPEANSRRFNASAARLAMPELPEAIFIGAAKALITQDQAWVPGNLGESLYMRPLMIATEAALGVRPSNEYLFVLLASPSGAYFPAGVKPVTVWISDDFVRAAPGGTGFAKCAGNYAASLVAQRQAKEEGCDQVVWLDAIERNYIEEMGGMNIFFVYQEKGETVVVTPELTGTLLPGITRDSLLQLAREQGFRAEERKITVDEWKNAIAEGRMTEAFACGTAAVITPVGHVKSRRGNWDINGGQTGPVAAKLREVLLDLQHGRVPDTHGWMKKIVG, via the coding sequence ATGACCGACGCCACGATCGAGATCCGACCTTCCGCCCACCCCGCCACCGCCGAGGAGCGGGCCGTGCGCATGACCAACCCCGGTTTCGGCCGCATCTTCACCGACCACATGGTGGTGGTGCCCTACAAGGAGGACGAGGGCTGGGGCAAGGGCGTGCTGAAGGCCTACGGCCCCCTGGAGATGGATCCCGCCGCCTCCGTGCTGCACTACGGCCAGGCCATCTTCGAGGGCTTCAAGGCCTACAAGCAGCCCGACGGCAGCATCGCCTCCTTCCGCCCCGAGGCCAATTCGCGGCGCTTCAACGCCTCCGCCGCCCGCCTCGCCATGCCCGAGCTGCCGGAGGCCATCTTCATCGGCGCCGCCAAGGCCCTCATCACGCAGGACCAGGCCTGGGTGCCCGGCAACCTGGGCGAGAGCCTCTACATGCGCCCCCTCATGATCGCCACGGAAGCCGCCCTGGGCGTGCGCCCCAGCAACGAGTACCTCTTCGTGCTGCTGGCGAGCCCCAGTGGCGCCTATTTCCCCGCCGGCGTGAAGCCCGTGACCGTGTGGATCTCCGATGACTTCGTCCGCGCCGCGCCCGGCGGCACCGGCTTCGCCAAGTGCGCCGGCAACTACGCCGCCAGCCTCGTGGCCCAGCGCCAGGCGAAAGAAGAGGGCTGCGACCAGGTGGTGTGGCTCGATGCCATCGAGCGCAACTACATCGAGGAGATGGGCGGCATGAACATCTTCTTCGTCTACCAGGAGAAGGGCGAGACCGTGGTCGTCACCCCCGAGCTCACCGGCACCCTGCTGCCCGGCATCACCCGCGACAGCCTGCTGCAGCTGGCCCGCGAGCAGGGCTTCCGCGCCGAGGAGCGCAAGATCACCGTGGACGAGTGGAAGAACGCCATCGCCGAGGGCCGCATGACCGAGGCCTTCGCCTGCGGCACCGCCGCCGTCATCACCCCCGTGGGCCACGTGAAGTCCCGCCGCGGCAACTGGGACATCAACGGCGGCCAGACCGGCCCCGTGGCCGCGAAGCTCCGCGAAGTCCTGCTGGACCTCCAGCATGGCCGCGTGCCCGACACCCATGGCTGGATGAAGAAGATCGTCGGCTAG
- a CDS encoding sensor histidine kinase produces MHPPPAQNQRACLRRLVAGLLILLGLPLWAQSQAFRRYDGRDGLPQSQIHVLIEDREGFVWAGTAEGLARLGAFGIQSFGSGQGLRSVNINDLLQDRSGAIWVAAHENGIAEIRGHQVRTISSEQGLTVSTVYCLLEDEQGNLLAGTRQGLFRKQGDRFEKVALPGEWDHLPIFAMVRDPRGGIWLGSLKGNLARWDGNRMRPGVLPAPVASRFRRMSVDAQGRVWALCTEALFRLGGDGRWLREPLPGLPRNPRFRSFQVAPDGEVLLALDTDGLYLHRPGGPGRMLTHLDGLPRNGISSVMRDSRGNLWVGTDGAGLMVEAMPGLLTLDTNLQRGVGLGLGSVLSFHELGPGEMLIGSSSGLHLWEEGKGVIRSWDRSRGLPSNEVWSIAPHPLGGAWVSTIKGVVRWVDGRIEPGPKEVASLNVGSLLAHQGRLWVASLEQGLLELDLHGRFLGRHPVPEEVGDPAIVALLPQPGGVLVATRFGIFAFEQGRYRRFLQDTPVAKVAVTCFFQDPDGTLWVGTDTDGLYGFPKGEAGPWVHYGEAQVRGSISWIARLRGDTLAVGHAMGVSLIQGARGTLLTQNLGLLSNETSESAVKVDRAGRLWIGMVGGLCVLEHAAELPAPIVLRPRILEASMGELSFLLPRSFTLPPNPGTLKVRYDAGNPILPTTPRFEVRIDGVDGIWRAADEVGNTIQIAHLEPGSYAIRVRSTLDGQLWTESDPLDIQVQAAWYQTWLTRGLLVVVILGLGVLVVHGRLRQVRRQAHRLELKVEERTEELALRNRSLERLHHQLKGSLEGRIQLMNMITHDLRSPLTSIILSVDRVGEDPGNAEGVRQGLRVIQHEAHRVERLLRNHLDQSRAQSLTDGLQFRVCHPREILEGLTETLKLKAEAKGLVAESALDAAGDRVWVHADTAALQQVVFNLIENALKFTPSPGSVGIRTRLEPTAWILDVWDTGRGIEPETIACLFQAFQQARDSDAILGWGLGLSICRALVEAHEGRIEVQSEVGKGSTFSVFLPLLTTDPNPA; encoded by the coding sequence ATGCACCCGCCCCCCGCCCAGAACCAGAGGGCCTGCCTTCGACGGCTGGTGGCGGGTCTGCTGATCCTGCTCGGCCTGCCCCTGTGGGCCCAGTCCCAGGCCTTCCGTCGGTACGACGGCCGGGACGGCCTGCCCCAGAGCCAGATCCACGTCCTGATCGAGGACCGGGAAGGGTTCGTGTGGGCCGGCACTGCGGAGGGTCTGGCCCGCCTGGGGGCTTTCGGCATCCAGAGCTTCGGCTCCGGCCAGGGGCTGCGGTCCGTCAACATCAACGACCTGCTGCAGGACCGCTCGGGTGCCATCTGGGTGGCGGCCCACGAAAACGGCATCGCCGAGATCCGGGGTCACCAGGTCCGGACCATCTCCTCGGAGCAGGGCCTCACGGTCTCGACGGTCTACTGCCTCCTGGAGGATGAGCAGGGGAACCTCCTGGCGGGTACCCGGCAGGGGCTGTTCCGGAAGCAGGGAGACCGGTTCGAGAAGGTGGCGCTTCCCGGGGAATGGGACCACCTCCCGATCTTCGCCATGGTCCGGGACCCGAGAGGGGGCATCTGGCTGGGTTCCCTGAAGGGCAACCTGGCCCGCTGGGACGGGAACCGCATGCGGCCAGGCGTGCTTCCCGCCCCGGTCGCCTCCCGGTTCCGCAGAATGAGCGTGGACGCCCAGGGGCGGGTGTGGGCCCTCTGCACCGAGGCCCTGTTCCGGCTGGGAGGCGATGGCCGCTGGCTGAGGGAGCCCCTCCCGGGACTGCCCCGGAACCCGCGGTTCCGGTCCTTCCAGGTGGCCCCCGACGGAGAGGTGCTCCTGGCCCTGGACACGGATGGTCTCTACCTCCATCGGCCTGGCGGCCCGGGCAGGATGCTCACCCACCTGGACGGTCTGCCCAGGAATGGCATCTCCTCTGTGATGCGGGACAGCCGGGGCAACCTCTGGGTCGGCACGGACGGGGCCGGGCTCATGGTCGAGGCCATGCCCGGGCTCCTCACCCTGGACACGAACCTCCAGAGGGGCGTGGGCCTGGGCCTCGGATCCGTGCTCTCCTTCCATGAGCTGGGGCCTGGGGAGATGCTGATCGGAAGTTCATCCGGCCTCCACCTGTGGGAGGAAGGCAAGGGGGTCATCCGCAGCTGGGACCGCTCCCGCGGGCTCCCCAGCAATGAGGTCTGGAGCATCGCCCCCCACCCCCTCGGAGGCGCCTGGGTGTCCACCATCAAGGGCGTGGTCCGCTGGGTGGACGGGAGGATCGAGCCGGGACCGAAGGAGGTGGCCTCCCTCAATGTGGGTTCCCTGCTCGCCCACCAGGGCCGTCTCTGGGTGGCCTCCCTCGAGCAGGGGCTGCTGGAACTGGACCTCCACGGACGGTTCCTCGGCAGGCACCCCGTTCCCGAGGAGGTGGGCGACCCGGCGATCGTGGCCCTCCTCCCCCAGCCCGGCGGCGTTCTGGTCGCCACCCGGTTCGGCATCTTCGCCTTCGAGCAGGGCCGGTACCGGCGCTTCCTCCAGGACACTCCCGTGGCCAAGGTCGCTGTCACCTGCTTCTTCCAGGATCCGGATGGCACCCTCTGGGTGGGGACCGACACCGACGGCCTCTACGGGTTTCCCAAGGGCGAGGCCGGCCCCTGGGTCCACTACGGAGAGGCCCAGGTCCGGGGCAGCATCAGCTGGATCGCCAGGCTGCGCGGCGACACGCTGGCCGTGGGACACGCCATGGGCGTCTCCCTGATCCAGGGGGCGCGGGGAACGCTGCTCACCCAGAACCTGGGCCTGCTGTCCAACGAGACGTCTGAATCCGCGGTGAAGGTGGACCGGGCCGGCCGGCTCTGGATTGGCATGGTGGGCGGCCTCTGCGTCCTTGAGCACGCCGCGGAGCTGCCCGCTCCCATCGTCCTGAGGCCCAGGATCCTGGAAGCCTCCATGGGCGAGTTGTCCTTCCTGCTGCCCCGTTCCTTCACCCTGCCGCCGAATCCGGGCACATTGAAGGTGCGGTACGATGCCGGGAATCCCATCCTGCCGACCACGCCCAGGTTCGAAGTCCGGATCGACGGGGTGGACGGGATCTGGAGGGCCGCTGACGAGGTCGGCAACACCATCCAGATCGCCCACCTGGAGCCAGGGTCGTACGCCATCCGCGTCCGTTCGACCCTGGATGGCCAGCTCTGGACCGAGTCCGATCCCCTCGACATCCAGGTCCAGGCGGCCTGGTACCAGACCTGGCTCACCCGCGGCCTCCTGGTCGTGGTGATCCTGGGCCTTGGGGTCCTCGTCGTCCACGGGCGGCTGAGGCAGGTCCGGCGCCAGGCCCACCGGCTGGAGCTCAAGGTCGAGGAGCGCACGGAGGAGCTGGCGCTGCGGAACCGCTCCCTGGAGCGCCTGCACCACCAGCTCAAGGGCAGCCTGGAGGGCCGCATCCAGCTCATGAACATGATCACCCACGACCTCCGGTCGCCCTTGACGAGCATCATCCTGTCCGTGGACCGGGTCGGAGAAGATCCCGGAAACGCGGAGGGCGTCCGGCAGGGGCTTCGGGTCATCCAGCACGAGGCCCACCGGGTGGAGCGGCTCCTCAGGAACCACCTGGACCAGAGCCGTGCCCAGAGCCTCACGGATGGGCTCCAGTTCCGGGTCTGCCACCCCAGGGAGATCCTGGAGGGCCTCACGGAGACCTTGAAGCTGAAGGCGGAGGCCAAGGGCCTGGTGGCCGAATCCGCCCTGGACGCCGCCGGGGACCGGGTCTGGGTGCATGCAGACACCGCCGCGCTCCAGCAGGTGGTCTTCAACCTCATCGAGAACGCCCTCAAGTTCACGCCATCCCCCGGCAGCGTCGGCATCCGGACCCGGCTGGAGCCCACCGCCTGGATCCTGGACGTGTGGGACACGGGGAGGGGGATCGAACCCGAGACGATCGCCTGCCTCTTCCAGGCCTTCCAGCAAGCCAGGGACTCGGACGCCATCCTGGGCTGGGGCCTCGGCCTCAGCATCTGCCGGGCCCTCGTGGAGGCCCACGAGGGCCGCATCGAGGTCCAGAGCGAGGTGGGGAAGGGCTCCACCTTCAGCGTCTTCCTCCCCCTCCTCACCACAGATCCGAACCCGGCCTGA
- a CDS encoding alpha/beta fold hydrolase, whose translation MSMGWMVGALLLGSFLIAVFVVGWLMLKRPLELFDWGTRRALARAGLEKRVVPSPAGPQTVFVGGAGPVLVFLHGAGHQAGTWLQSARALGARYTLVIPDLAGHGESSPRTGPIQASDIVGGLEAVIASQAQGRPVTLIGNSLGGWMAMVLATRHPEWVERIVAVNGGPLAGTDPSVRMLPATREEARETMARLRDASSPAIPDHVLDDLVRRSRNGPFARFVATTPTMGDWALTEAQLETIRVPVRLIWGVSDGLMPLAYAQRMLAALPDAELLALEGCGHVPQQEAPGRFLTALRKALEGVPA comes from the coding sequence ATGTCCATGGGATGGATGGTCGGAGCCCTGTTACTGGGCTCGTTCCTCATCGCCGTTTTCGTCGTCGGCTGGCTGATGCTCAAGCGGCCCCTGGAGCTCTTTGACTGGGGCACGCGGCGGGCCCTGGCCCGGGCCGGACTGGAGAAGCGCGTGGTCCCCTCGCCGGCGGGCCCGCAGACCGTCTTCGTGGGCGGCGCGGGCCCCGTGCTGGTGTTCCTGCACGGCGCCGGCCACCAGGCGGGAACCTGGCTGCAGTCCGCCCGGGCCCTCGGCGCGCGCTACACCCTGGTGATCCCGGACCTCGCGGGCCACGGCGAGAGCTCACCCCGGACAGGACCGATCCAGGCCTCCGACATCGTGGGCGGGCTGGAGGCCGTGATCGCCAGCCAGGCCCAGGGCCGTCCAGTCACCCTCATCGGCAACTCGCTGGGCGGGTGGATGGCGATGGTGCTGGCCACCCGGCACCCCGAATGGGTGGAGCGGATCGTCGCCGTCAACGGCGGGCCCCTGGCGGGCACCGATCCGAGCGTGCGCATGCTGCCAGCCACCCGCGAGGAGGCCCGCGAGACCATGGCCCGCCTGCGGGATGCCAGCAGCCCCGCCATCCCCGACCATGTCCTGGATGACCTGGTGCGCCGCTCCCGCAACGGGCCCTTCGCCCGCTTCGTGGCCACCACCCCCACCATGGGTGACTGGGCGCTTACCGAGGCCCAGCTAGAGACCATCCGGGTTCCGGTACGGCTGATCTGGGGCGTCTCGGATGGGCTGATGCCCCTGGCCTACGCCCAGCGCATGCTGGCGGCGCTGCCCGATGCCGAGCTCCTGGCACTGGAGGGCTGTGGGCACGTGCCCCAGCAGGAGGCCCCCGGGCGCTTCCTGACGGCGCTTCGGAAGGCACTCGAGGGTGTCCCCGCCTGA
- a CDS encoding 3-oxoacyl-ACP synthase: MHVGIIGHGNWIPSGRVTAADLAAATGIPEDVIALKFGVKGKPIAGPGETTAFMGLAAAHKALASAGIEGGAVDLVIWCGAQHKDYPCWLAGLYVANQIGAKSAWSFDMEAMCGSMMAALDVAKALMTTHPELETVLLVSGYRNNDLIDPAVPETRFMLDIGSGGSALVLKKNAGRNAILASAFRGDGSLSEMCIVPALGSKAWPPAAGDLERAHFVVPDEPAFKAKLGEVTMPNFYAVIRESLKLSGLSEQELDYLAILHFKRSAHDAVLAELGLRQDQSTYLDEYGHLGQNDQVLSLELGLRDGKIHDGSRIVFVGAGLGFVWAATTIQWGPYSE; encoded by the coding sequence ATGCACGTAGGCATCATCGGACACGGAAACTGGATTCCCTCGGGCAGGGTGACGGCCGCAGACCTGGCCGCGGCCACGGGCATCCCCGAGGACGTCATCGCCCTGAAGTTCGGGGTGAAGGGCAAGCCCATCGCCGGCCCCGGCGAGACCACGGCCTTCATGGGGCTGGCCGCCGCCCACAAGGCCCTGGCCAGTGCCGGCATCGAAGGTGGCGCCGTGGACCTGGTGATCTGGTGCGGGGCCCAGCACAAGGACTACCCCTGCTGGCTGGCGGGCCTGTACGTGGCCAACCAGATCGGCGCGAAAAGCGCCTGGAGCTTCGACATGGAGGCCATGTGCGGCTCCATGATGGCCGCCCTCGACGTGGCCAAGGCCCTCATGACCACGCACCCCGAGCTGGAGACAGTCCTCCTCGTTTCCGGGTACCGCAACAACGACCTCATCGATCCGGCCGTGCCCGAGACCCGCTTCATGCTCGACATCGGCTCGGGCGGTTCGGCCCTGGTGCTGAAGAAGAACGCCGGCCGCAACGCCATCCTGGCCTCGGCCTTCCGCGGCGACGGCTCCCTCTCCGAGATGTGCATCGTGCCCGCCCTGGGGTCCAAGGCCTGGCCCCCTGCGGCCGGGGATTTGGAGCGCGCCCATTTCGTGGTGCCGGACGAGCCGGCCTTCAAGGCCAAGCTGGGCGAGGTGACCATGCCCAACTTCTACGCCGTGATCCGCGAATCGCTGAAGCTGTCCGGCCTGTCGGAGCAGGAGCTCGACTACCTCGCCATCCTCCACTTCAAGCGCAGCGCCCACGACGCCGTGCTGGCGGAGCTGGGCCTCCGGCAGGACCAGAGCACCTACCTCGACGAGTACGGCCACCTGGGCCAGAACGACCAGGTGCTCTCCCTCGAGCTGGGGCTGAGGGACGGGAAGATCCACGACGGCTCCCGCATCGTGTTCGTCGGCGCGGGGCTCGGGTTCGTCTGGGCCGCCACCACCATCCAGTGGGGCCCGTATTCGGAGTAG
- a CDS encoding acetyl-CoA hydrolase/transferase family protein — MNAQDIYRSKRVSIDEAVSHIQSDHDVIVAQCASEPQGCMSRFHIVGDRVQNVRVFSVLTLKEYDFYMKKEMQGHFELASWFHAPGSRAALKAGTGTVTYVPNMLHRAATDRIHAHRPDIFFGTCTPPDKHGFVSLSLGITYEKDIMDHARLVVLEVNPRLPRTFGDTQVHVSEVDYFVEHDQEVPSLPAPVPNATDLQIGAYIADLVEDGSTLQLGIGGIPNAAALALKGKKDLGVHTEMLVDSMMELYEMGVITNARKALKPGKFLTTFAMGSRKFYDWLDDNVAVEFQRGSWVNNPAIVAQNSRMVSVNTCISVDFTGQVASESIGTSQYSGTGGQSDTAQGAVAGFDGLGKSIIACYSTAKNGTVSTITPTLPLGSAVTLHRSHVDHVVTEHGVARLRGRTVRERTRELISIAHPDFRAELTEQAGKLGYL, encoded by the coding sequence ATGAATGCCCAGGACATCTACCGCAGCAAGCGGGTCTCCATCGACGAGGCCGTCTCCCACATCCAGAGCGACCATGACGTGATCGTCGCCCAGTGCGCCTCGGAGCCCCAGGGCTGCATGTCGCGCTTCCACATCGTGGGAGATCGGGTGCAGAACGTCCGCGTGTTCTCGGTGCTGACCCTCAAGGAATACGACTTCTACATGAAGAAGGAGATGCAGGGCCACTTCGAGCTGGCCTCCTGGTTCCATGCCCCGGGCTCGCGCGCCGCCCTCAAGGCCGGCACGGGCACCGTGACCTACGTGCCCAACATGCTCCACCGCGCGGCCACGGACCGCATCCACGCGCACCGGCCCGACATCTTCTTCGGTACCTGCACGCCGCCGGACAAGCACGGCTTCGTCTCCCTCTCGCTGGGCATCACCTACGAGAAGGACATCATGGACCACGCCCGCCTCGTCGTCCTGGAGGTGAACCCGCGCCTGCCGCGGACCTTCGGCGACACCCAGGTCCACGTGTCCGAGGTGGACTACTTCGTCGAGCACGACCAGGAGGTGCCCTCCCTGCCCGCCCCGGTGCCCAATGCGACCGACCTCCAGATCGGGGCCTACATCGCGGACCTCGTGGAGGATGGCTCGACGCTCCAGCTGGGCATCGGCGGCATCCCCAACGCCGCGGCCCTCGCGCTCAAGGGCAAGAAGGATCTGGGCGTCCATACGGAGATGCTCGTGGACTCCATGATGGAGCTCTACGAGATGGGCGTCATCACGAACGCCCGGAAGGCCCTGAAGCCCGGCAAGTTCCTCACGACCTTCGCCATGGGCTCGAGGAAGTTCTACGACTGGCTCGACGACAACGTGGCCGTGGAGTTCCAGCGCGGGAGCTGGGTGAACAATCCCGCCATCGTCGCGCAGAACTCCCGGATGGTCTCGGTGAACACCTGCATCTCCGTGGACTTCACGGGGCAGGTGGCCAGCGAGTCCATCGGCACCAGCCAGTACTCGGGCACCGGCGGCCAGTCCGACACGGCGCAAGGTGCGGTGGCCGGCTTCGACGGCCTGGGGAAGAGCATCATCGCCTGCTACAGCACCGCCAAGAACGGCACCGTCTCCACCATCACCCCCACGCTGCCCCTGGGCTCGGCCGTGACCCTGCACCGCTCCCACGTGGACCACGTCGTCACGGAGCACGGCGTGGCGCGCCTGCGGGGCCGGACCGTGCGCGAGCGGACCCGGGAACTCATCAGCATCGCCCACCCGGACTTCCGCGCCGAGCTCACCGAGCAGGCCGGGAAGCTCGGCTACCTGTGA
- a CDS encoding alpha/beta fold hydrolase → MPHLHVNHVDLYYEFHGPETGELLILNNGIFMNAASWGFQLPELARRYRVLAYDMRGQGRSGHPEGEYSLDLHAEDLAALMDALRLGPAHMVGTSYGGELNLLMGLRHPERCRSLVIIASVSHSDALCAAMVERWRLAAQLGDGKAFFRLIHADVYSEAFLTERPDLVPLAEERYATLDLRAAVRLIESFQRFNVTAELPGIQVPTCIVSAELDLLKPRKYGEIMHRAIPGAEFHLVPGAGHVVVVERAAEVNTLILGFLAKHAA, encoded by the coding sequence ATGCCCCACCTGCACGTGAACCACGTTGATCTTTACTACGAATTCCACGGTCCCGAGACGGGTGAGCTGCTCATCCTCAACAACGGCATCTTCATGAACGCCGCGTCCTGGGGCTTCCAGCTGCCCGAGCTGGCCCGGCGATACCGGGTGCTGGCCTACGACATGCGCGGGCAGGGCCGGAGCGGGCATCCCGAGGGGGAGTATTCCCTGGACCTGCATGCCGAGGACCTGGCGGCCCTGATGGATGCCCTGAGGCTCGGGCCGGCGCACATGGTCGGCACGTCCTACGGCGGCGAGCTGAACCTGCTCATGGGCCTCCGGCATCCGGAGCGCTGCCGCAGCCTGGTGATCATCGCCTCGGTCTCCCACAGCGATGCGCTCTGCGCCGCCATGGTGGAGCGCTGGCGGCTGGCGGCCCAGCTCGGCGACGGGAAGGCGTTCTTCAGGCTCATCCACGCGGACGTCTACTCGGAGGCCTTCCTGACGGAGCGCCCCGACCTGGTCCCCCTTGCGGAGGAACGGTACGCCACCCTCGATCTGCGCGCCGCCGTGCGGCTCATCGAGAGCTTCCAGCGCTTCAACGTCACCGCGGAGCTGCCCGGCATCCAGGTCCCCACCTGCATCGTCTCGGCGGAGCTCGACCTCCTCAAGCCCCGAAAGTACGGAGAGATCATGCACCGGGCCATCCCCGGAGCCGAGTTCCACCTGGTCCCCGGGGCCGGCCACGTCGTCGTCGTGGAGCGGGCGGCGGAGGTCAACACCCTCATTCTCGGATTCCTCGCCAAGCACGCCGCGTGA
- a CDS encoding branched-chain amino acid ABC transporter permease, which produces MILWRLLSGDLPRSRVMTAVLIAIFLGLLLTPFLFPGAKATNVAAKICIFIVLVASFDLVLGYTGIFSFAHTMFFGIGAYGVAIALNTLGATWKAVAIGTGAALVVALALSLVIGLFSLRVKAMFFAMITLAVATAFQTLASQLSEFTGGDDGLNFKVPELLNASFSLSEHTIRGVALNGKLLCFYLVFAAAVVLFLVMLRIVNSPFGRVLQAIRENEFRAEAIGYRTVVYRTCSSVLSALFAALAGALLALWLRYNGPDTSLSFEIMINLLLMVVIGGMGTMYGSVIGATLFIVAENYLQDLMKLTSNGLSGIPLLRDLFHPDRWLLWLGILFVLSVYRFPTGIVGKLRTKARGNA; this is translated from the coding sequence ATGATCCTCTGGCGCCTGCTCTCCGGCGACCTGCCCCGCAGCCGCGTGATGACCGCGGTGCTGATCGCCATCTTCCTCGGCCTGCTCCTGACGCCCTTCCTGTTCCCCGGAGCCAAGGCCACCAACGTCGCCGCCAAGATCTGCATCTTCATCGTGCTGGTGGCCAGCTTCGACCTGGTGCTGGGCTACACCGGCATCTTCTCCTTCGCCCACACCATGTTCTTCGGCATCGGCGCCTATGGGGTGGCGATCGCCCTCAACACCCTGGGGGCCACCTGGAAGGCCGTGGCGATCGGCACCGGCGCCGCCCTGGTGGTGGCCCTGGCCCTTTCCCTCGTGATCGGCCTCTTCAGCCTGCGGGTGAAAGCGATGTTCTTCGCCATGATCACGCTCGCGGTCGCCACGGCCTTCCAGACCCTGGCCTCCCAGCTGTCGGAATTCACCGGCGGCGACGACGGGCTCAACTTCAAGGTGCCGGAGCTCCTCAATGCCTCGTTCTCCCTCTCGGAGCACACGATCCGAGGCGTGGCCCTGAATGGCAAGCTGCTCTGCTTCTATCTGGTGTTCGCCGCCGCCGTGGTGCTGTTCCTGGTCATGCTTCGGATCGTCAACTCGCCCTTCGGACGGGTGCTCCAGGCCATCCGCGAGAACGAGTTCCGGGCCGAGGCCATCGGCTACCGGACCGTGGTCTACCGGACCTGCTCCAGCGTCCTGTCGGCCCTGTTCGCCGCGCTGGCCGGGGCCCTGCTGGCCCTCTGGCTGCGCTACAACGGCCCGGACACCTCGCTGTCCTTCGAGATCATGATCAACCTCCTGCTCATGGTGGTGATCGGCGGCATGGGCACCATGTACGGGTCCGTGATCGGGGCGACGCTGTTCATCGTCGCGGAGAACTACCTCCAGGACCTCATGAAGCTCACCAGCAACGGGCTCTCCGGGATCCCCCTCCTGCGGGATCTCTTCCATCCCGACCGCTGGCTGCTGTGGCTGGGCATCCTCTTCGTCCTGAGCGTCTACCGCTTCCCCACGGGCATCGTCGGGAAGCTCCGAACCAAGGCCCGCGGGAACGCCTGA
- a CDS encoding branched-chain amino acid ABC transporter permease translates to MTSSTARVPAPEALPRVKTDLLPLLLLPVIALAALPLVGSFSTWVTLTFAGLAMGMIIFIIASGLTLVFGLMDVLNFGHGVFITLGAFIATSVIGRMGGFVESPSLLRNLMAVVPAMLIAMVVVGAVGFVFERVIIRPVYGQPLKQIMITMGGMIVGVELIKVIWGAQAIPLPLPAAISGSLLFGDAAVEKYRLIATVVGLIVFVVMLWVLSRTKVGLLIRAGVQDREMVESLGYRIGLLFFGVFIAGAALAGLGGVMWGMYQQTITPEMGGAINVLLFIVIIIGGLGSVGGCFIGALLVGLVANYTGFLAPKVALFSNILLMVLILLWRPQGLYPVVKR, encoded by the coding sequence ATGACTTCCTCCACTGCAAGGGTTCCGGCCCCGGAGGCGCTGCCCAGGGTCAAGACCGACCTGCTGCCCCTGCTGCTGCTCCCGGTCATCGCCCTGGCCGCGCTGCCCTTGGTGGGTTCCTTCTCCACCTGGGTCACCCTCACGTTCGCCGGGCTGGCCATGGGCATGATCATCTTCATCATCGCCTCGGGCCTCACCCTGGTCTTCGGCCTGATGGACGTCCTCAACTTCGGCCACGGCGTGTTCATCACCCTGGGCGCCTTCATCGCCACCAGCGTCATCGGCCGGATGGGGGGGTTCGTCGAGAGCCCTTCCCTGCTCCGCAACCTGATGGCGGTGGTGCCCGCCATGCTGATCGCCATGGTGGTGGTCGGCGCGGTCGGCTTCGTGTTCGAGCGGGTGATCATCCGCCCGGTCTACGGCCAGCCCCTCAAGCAGATCATGATCACCATGGGCGGCATGATCGTCGGCGTCGAGCTGATCAAGGTGATCTGGGGTGCCCAGGCCATTCCCCTGCCGCTGCCCGCGGCCATCAGCGGCTCGCTGCTGTTCGGCGACGCGGCCGTGGAGAAGTACCGCCTGATCGCCACCGTGGTGGGGCTGATCGTGTTCGTGGTCATGCTCTGGGTGCTCAGCCGCACCAAGGTGGGCCTGCTGATCCGGGCCGGCGTGCAGGACCGGGAGATGGTCGAGAGCCTCGGCTACCGCATCGGCCTGCTGTTCTTCGGCGTGTTCATCGCCGGCGCGGCCCTGGCCGGACTGGGCGGGGTGATGTGGGGCATGTACCAGCAGACCATCACGCCCGAGATGGGCGGCGCCATCAACGTCCTGCTGTTCATCGTCATCATCATCGGCGGCCTGGGTTCGGTCGGCGGCTGCTTCATCGGCGCCCTGCTGGTGGGCCTGGTGGCCAACTACACCGGTTTCCTCGCCCCCAAGGTGGCGCTGTTCTCCAACATCCTCCTGATGGTGCTCATCCTGCTGTGGCGTCCCCAGGGCCTCTATCCGGTGGTGAAGCGATGA